GCCGTCGATCTTAGGCAGTGTTTTCACTGCTTTCTTATCTTCCTCCATGACACGGACAGTCACATAGTTGGAAAGCTTCTTTTCCACACCTTCGTCACCCAGTGTACGGTAGCGCATTTTTTTGCACCATTTGCAGTGCTCGCCCTCTACCATGACCATAACGATCTTGTGCTCTTTCCCCGCTTTTGTAAAAGCTGAAGAGAGGTCTTTCTGCCAGTCGAGATCGGCAAAGAGCTGTGTAAACATCAAAAAGACAGAGAGCAGTAAAATTTTTTTCACGGTTT
This DNA window, taken from Sulfurovum lithotrophicum, encodes the following:
- a CDS encoding thioredoxin family protein — encoded protein: MKKILLLSVFLMFTQLFADLDWQKDLSSAFTKAGKEHKIVMVMVEGEHCKWCKKMRYRTLGDEGVEKKLSNYVTVRVMEEDKKAVKTLPKIDGVPTIFFMNADKEVIQKLVGYYDVDDFLSFITTVEEKRAAQK